In one Thermaerobacter sp. PB12/4term genomic region, the following are encoded:
- a CDS encoding VOC family protein has protein sequence MVERIDNVGVAVRDLQAAEAFYTRLGFRVESRDQTPGALLVAGDARLYLFQTNRPEGGVRRSPDLAGNPPGIDHISFWVGDVDAAYRRLVEQGLTFATEPADQDWGARACSLHDPDGNVIFLLGPLRDRRAQG, from the coding sequence ATGGTCGAGCGGATCGACAACGTCGGCGTGGCGGTGCGGGATCTTCAGGCTGCCGAGGCCTTCTACACCCGCCTCGGATTCCGGGTCGAGAGCCGGGACCAGACGCCGGGAGCCTTGCTGGTTGCCGGCGACGCCCGCCTCTACCTCTTTCAGACGAACCGGCCCGAGGGCGGCGTGCGGCGCAGCCCGGACCTGGCGGGCAACCCGCCGGGCATCGACCACATCAGCTTCTGGGTGGGCGACGTCGACGCGGCCTACCGGCGGCTCGTCGAACAGGGGCTTACCTTCGCCACCGAGCCGGCCGATCAGGACTGGGGCGCGCGGGCGTGCAGCCTCCACGACCCCGACGGCAACGTGATCTTCCTGCTGGGGCCTTTGCGCGACCGCCGGGCGCAAGGTTGA
- a CDS encoding sulfite exporter TauE/SafE family protein: MSTPALIGLGFLVGAIGTLIGAGGGFLLVPVLALLYPADDPGTLTGISLLVVAVNALSGSVAYARMGRIDFRAGTWFAAAAIPGAVLGAWLSTLMSRRVFEALLGTLMVVAAVWLLARAHRAAVAGAAGAATSGAAAARVARATTAAGPPGVAPSLGAPGAPGVPGTTAATGRPGPAAAPVKARPGDGPIGDPAALAQDDSRRRNLGRGMALSFLVGVVSSLLGIGGGIIHVPLLVTLLDYPVHVATATSHFVLALTGWAGVAVHAWAGTYHHGLHRAALLAAGVIPGAQVGALLSRRVDDRWILRGLALALLLAGVRVLAEAAGA, encoded by the coding sequence TTGTCAACACCGGCCCTGATTGGCCTTGGTTTCCTCGTCGGTGCCATCGGCACCCTGATTGGCGCGGGGGGCGGGTTCCTCCTGGTTCCCGTCCTGGCCCTGCTCTACCCGGCCGACGATCCCGGTACCCTGACGGGCATCTCGCTGCTGGTGGTGGCCGTCAATGCCCTCTCGGGGTCCGTCGCCTATGCCCGGATGGGCCGGATCGACTTCCGGGCGGGCACCTGGTTTGCGGCGGCGGCCATCCCGGGGGCCGTGCTCGGGGCGTGGCTTTCGACCCTGATGTCGCGGCGGGTGTTCGAAGCCCTGCTGGGGACGTTGATGGTGGTGGCGGCGGTCTGGCTGCTGGCCCGGGCCCACCGGGCGGCGGTGGCGGGGGCGGCGGGAGCCGCGACCTCGGGAGCAGCGGCGGCCAGGGTGGCGCGAGCCACGACCGCCGCAGGCCCGCCGGGTGTAGCCCCTTCGCTGGGTGCGCCGGGTGCGCCGGGGGTGCCGGGCACAACGGCTGCGACAGGGCGACCCGGCCCGGCGGCTGCGCCGGTCAAAGCCCGCCCGGGTGATGGGCCCATTGGGGACCCGGCCGCCCTGGCGCAAGACGACTCCCGCCGGCGCAACCTGGGCCGCGGCATGGCCCTCAGCTTTCTGGTCGGCGTTGTGTCGAGCCTGCTGGGCATCGGCGGCGGGATCATTCACGTCCCGTTGCTGGTCACCCTGCTGGACTACCCGGTCCACGTGGCAACGGCCACATCCCACTTCGTCCTGGCCCTGACGGGGTGGGCGGGGGTGGCCGTGCACGCCTGGGCGGGAACGTACCACCACGGGCTCCACCGGGCGGCCTTGCTGGCGGCCGGTGTGATCCCCGGCGCCCAGGTGGGCGCCCTGCTGTCCCGCCGGGTCGACGACCGCTGGATTCTCCGGGGTCTCGCCCTGGCCCTGTTGCTGGCGGGGGTGCGGGTGCTGGCCGAAGCGGCGGGGGCGTGA
- a CDS encoding ABC transporter ATP-binding protein, with protein sequence MTPWHPLAASAAAPAAAAEPTVQATAPPAAGSAGGTDPSTATGAPPPAVSFRHVWKRYGSVEALRDVTFTLPAGTVTGLVGANGSGKSTLLKVAAGFVRPARGEVQVLGETPGVELRRRIAFVAEVDPLDPWMTVDQTVRFVRSFFTGWDEEHEGELREILELPGRRRVGELSKGMRTRVRLLLGLARSAPLVLLDEPFSGIDPVSRRRIADAILAACRRGGRTILLSTHDLKDAEPLFDRLMVLAGGRLVLAGDADELRARHGKSLEGIVEEVLA encoded by the coding sequence GTGACGCCCTGGCATCCTCTGGCTGCATCCGCTGCCGCACCGGCTGCGGCGGCCGAACCCACCGTCCAGGCTACCGCGCCGCCAGCCGCCGGCTCTGCAGGCGGTACAGACCCGTCGACGGCGACGGGGGCGCCCCCGCCTGCCGTGTCCTTCCGCCACGTCTGGAAACGCTACGGCTCCGTGGAGGCCTTGCGGGATGTGACTTTCACCCTGCCTGCCGGCACCGTCACGGGCCTGGTCGGGGCCAACGGCAGCGGCAAGTCGACCCTCCTCAAGGTGGCGGCCGGGTTTGTGCGGCCCGCCCGGGGCGAGGTCCAGGTCCTGGGCGAGACCCCCGGCGTGGAACTGCGCCGCCGGATCGCCTTCGTCGCCGAGGTCGACCCGCTGGACCCGTGGATGACGGTGGACCAGACGGTCAGGTTCGTCCGTTCCTTCTTCACCGGCTGGGACGAGGAACACGAGGGCGAGCTGCGGGAGATCCTGGAGCTGCCGGGCCGGAGGCGCGTGGGAGAGCTGTCCAAGGGAATGCGGACCCGGGTGCGCCTGCTGTTGGGCCTGGCCCGCTCAGCGCCGCTGGTTCTTCTGGACGAACCCTTCTCGGGCATCGACCCGGTGTCCCGCCGCCGCATCGCCGACGCCATCCTGGCGGCCTGCCGGCGGGGCGGCCGGACGATCCTGCTCTCGACCCACGACTTGAAGGACGCGGAGCCGCTGTTCGACCGGCTGATGGTGCTGGCGGGCGGGCGCCTGGTGCTCGCGGGCGATGCCGACGAGCTCCGGGCCCGGCACGGGAAGTCCCTGGAGGGGATCGTCGAGGAGGTGCTGGCATGA
- a CDS encoding DUF5937 family protein, which yields MTIEIQLRANAEKAVTFNLSPLLEAVCALEAVVNPRAHPLQLHWVLETRKRLPPSLLAEIRKLGFAYRDWQLGFFTPRPREGVPEFHEELADIERLPMETFVEECARAFTPWEAERDPTWDEVMRDGATQAMLLEHARRLDPRYVQACEELIRSPDRLRRRLVALLDQFWECAFKGEWAHIRPALLADAERRSRRLGESDVWTVLHEVAPDARVVRDRHLLIFHRLPEDVVVDVTPSRPLLLVPSLFTRVKTRVECDPPWQPCLVYAFEGPLLRPPAQPPVALQRMLFALAHEARLQILKLCQEGPKSTQELARALSLSEAAISRHVKILHDAGLVKARRDGYYVLYASRKDAVESVSRHLRSFLG from the coding sequence GTGACCATCGAGATCCAGCTGCGTGCGAATGCCGAAAAGGCTGTGACCTTCAACCTGTCGCCTCTTCTCGAGGCGGTGTGCGCCCTCGAGGCGGTCGTCAACCCGCGGGCCCACCCCCTGCAACTTCACTGGGTTCTGGAGACGCGCAAGCGGCTGCCCCCTTCCCTGCTCGCGGAGATTCGCAAGCTGGGCTTCGCCTATCGGGACTGGCAACTGGGCTTCTTCACCCCGCGGCCGCGGGAGGGCGTTCCCGAGTTTCATGAGGAACTGGCGGACATCGAACGGTTGCCCATGGAGACCTTCGTGGAGGAATGTGCGAGGGCGTTCACGCCATGGGAGGCGGAGCGGGATCCCACCTGGGACGAGGTGATGCGGGACGGCGCGACCCAGGCGATGCTCCTTGAGCATGCCCGACGTCTCGACCCGCGGTATGTGCAGGCCTGCGAGGAGCTGATCCGGAGCCCCGACCGGCTGCGGAGGCGCCTTGTGGCCTTGCTCGACCAGTTCTGGGAATGTGCCTTCAAAGGGGAGTGGGCGCACATCCGCCCCGCCTTGCTGGCCGATGCCGAGCGGCGCTCCCGGCGCCTGGGCGAGAGCGACGTGTGGACGGTGCTGCACGAGGTGGCACCCGACGCCCGGGTGGTCCGCGACCGTCACCTTCTCATCTTCCACCGGCTCCCCGAAGACGTCGTGGTCGACGTCACCCCAAGCCGGCCCTTGCTGCTGGTCCCCAGCCTCTTCACCCGGGTTAAGACCCGCGTGGAGTGCGACCCGCCCTGGCAGCCCTGCCTGGTCTATGCGTTCGAGGGGCCCCTGCTGCGACCCCCTGCCCAACCTCCGGTTGCCCTGCAGCGCATGCTGTTCGCCCTGGCCCACGAGGCGCGCCTGCAGATCCTGAAGCTCTGCCAGGAGGGGCCCAAGAGCACCCAGGAACTGGCCCGGGCCCTCAGCCTGTCGGAAGCGGCGATCTCCCGCCACGTCAAGATCCTTCACGATGCGGGTCTGGTGAAGGCGAGGCGCGACGGCTACTATGTCCTGTACGCCAGCCGGAAGGATGCGGTGGAAAGCGTGAGCCGGCACCTCCGATCCTTCCTTGGCTAG